In the Arthrobacter sp. Soc17.1.1.1 genome, GACTCGCCGTCACTGGCGAACGCGGGGTCCAGCGACTTCGGGTCGGAGGAGGCGGCGAAGACGAAGGTGGAGTCGACAGCGGCGTCGCCCTCCGCCCCGGTGCTCTCCTCGCGCTGGCTCTGCACGCAGCCGGTGAGGAGGAGCGCTGCGATGGAGAATCCTGCTGTGAGCGCCGCGCGTTTCCTCGCGAAACCTGCGCCGTGCACGGATGTGCCTGGGTTGGACATGTAGTACTCCTGGTGGACGAGTGATTCCTACCGGATGGACCGGTAGCCATGGGGACCACGACGGCGAACGCGCTGATCCGTGTGACGAGCCTAACTTCCGGGCAGCCCGCCAGCAGTATTTCGGCGGCATAGGTGGTTACGATTTGGCATCGCGGGTGCTACGGCCGAGGCCGGTAACGCCCCGGAAACCGCTGCGAAACCGGAGGACCCATGAACGGGACAGAGACGGCAACATCGGTGCGCTACCGGCGCTTCGCGGAGGTCGACGCCCGCGGCTACTCGCCCCTGTACGACGAGTGGTGCACGGGTGTCAGCGAGGACGACGAGGTCCTCGCCCTCCTCGACACCCTCCCCCCCGGCGCGCAGGCAGCCCGTGCTGTTCCTCGGGGCGGTGCGCTTCGTGGGGGTCCCCCTCGAGGGCTACGGCGTCTTCCGGGCGTTCGTCGTCGGACACTGGGCGGAGATCCGCTCGGTGCTGGAGACCCGGACCACCCAGACCAACGAGGCCGGGCGCTGCGCCGTCCTGCTGCCGAGCCTCGCGGCGATCAGCGCAGAGGAGGGGCGGCCCCTGGCCCTGATCGAGGTCGGGGCGTCGGCGGGTGCCTGCCTCTACCCGGACCGGTACGCGTACTCCTACGCGCCCGGCCCGTTCCTCGAGCCCGACGGCGGCTCACCCGTGCCTCCGCTCGCCTGCTCCGTGGCCGGCGACGTGCCGCTGCCCTCGGCGCTGCCCGTCGTGGCCTGGCGCGCGGGCATCGACCTGAACCCGCTCGACGCCCGCGACGACGACGACGTCCGCTGGCTCGAGGCGCTCGTCTGGCCCGAGCACGTGTTCCGCGCGGAGCGCCTCCGGGCCGCGCTCGGCGTCGTCCGGCAGGATCCCCCGCTGCTCGTCCGCGGCGACCTGAACGAGCAGATCGCCCCGCTCGTCCGGCGCGCACCGCACGACGCCGTGGTCGTCGTGTTCCACAGTGCCGTCCTCGCGTACCTGGACGCCGCCGGCCGGCGCAGGTTCCACGACACCATGACGGCTTTCACGGCCGACCGGGACCGCCCCGTGCACTGGCTCTCCCACGAGGGCCACGGCGTCCTCGACGGCGTGCCCGGCGCGATGGAGAAGGTGCCGGGCGAGCAGGACGGGAGGTTCGTGCTGCAGCACAACGGGCGGTCGGTGGCGCGCACCGGGCCGCACGGGCAGTCGATCGAGTGGCTCTAGCGGAGCCGGCGCCGCCTAGCCACGCGTGCACTGTCCGGCGGAGACGGCGTCGGCGAGCTCCGGTGCACCCTCGGCGACGGGCCGCAGCTCCTCGAGGGACAGCGCGTACCCCACCGGCGCGTCCGCCGTCGACTTCGCGAAGACCATGCCCGCCACCCGGCCCTGCAGGTCGAGCAGCGGCCCGCCGGAGTTCCCCTGCTGCACGTTCGCGGCGAGGCTGTAGACCTGGAGCGGCTGCGGGTCGGCGCCGTAGATGTTGTTGACCAGCACCGGCGAGAGTCCCTGGATGCTCGCGGGCTGGATCCGGTAGGGGCCACCCGCGGGATATCCGGCGAATGCCGCCGTCGTCCCCTGCCCGAGGTCGTCGCCGAGCGGAAGCGGTGCGGCGCCCAGCTCGTCGACGGCGATCACCGCGATGTCGCGGGCCGTGTCCAGCTGCACCACGCGGCCCGGCAGCGCACCGCCCCCGGGGACCTCGACCACGGGCTCGTCCACCCCGGCGACCACGTGGGCGTTCGTGATCACCCGGCCCGGGGCGACGACGAACCCCGACCCGGTCTGGTTCTGGCCGCACTGGAAGGCCGTGCCGGTGATGCGGACCACCGAGGCGGCCGCCGCGGCGAGCTCGGGGGTGTCCACCGAGGCGTCGGGTACCACCGCCGGCGCCGCGGGCCCCACGCTCTCGAGGATGGTCGGGATCCCGTCGTCGACCGCGATGGTGCGCAGCTGCGCCATCCAGGTGCGCACCGGACCCGGGGTGGCCGTGTCGATCCCCTGGATCACCCGCGAGGCCGCCAGCGGCTGGGAGAGGAAGGGCACGCCCAGGGTGCCGACGCTGAACGCGAGCATCGACAGCACGAGGGCGGCGACGACGACGTTGACGACGCCGCCGAGGATCCGGTCCACGATGCGCAGGGGCGGGAAGTCCGACCAGCGCCGGATGGAGGCGCCGAGCGCCGACCCGACGGCCTGCCCGACGATGACCAGCACCACGACCGTGCCGATGACCGCGATGAGGCGCCACGGGTTGTCGGGCACCCAGGCGCTGACGAGCGGGATCGCGAAGAACGCCGCGACGGCCCCGCCGACGAACCCGGCGATGCCGCCGAGGGTCACCAGGAAGCCGTTGCGGATCCCGGCCACGAGATAGCCGAGGAGGACCACCACCAGCACGAGGTCGAGGAGCGTGAACCCCTCGAGGCTGAATTCGGGCACGTACGTTCTCCTGGCTCTGGACGGCAGGAGGATCGCGCGCCTCCGGACACTGCGTGCGATTCTAGCCGCGCAGCATGGGAAGAAGCATGGCAGCCGGCTGTGGACAGGCCCCGAGGAGCCCGGAATACCGGGCAGTGGAGCGTGTATCAGTCGTCACAGGCGCTCCGGTACGGCAAGATGGTCAGCAGAAGACAGCGGGGACCGCCGCGGAACGACGCAATTCATCAGGAGATTTCATGGACATCGAGGTACTGCGCCGGGCGCCCCTCTTCGCATCACTGGGAGACGACGTCTTCGCGGCGCTCACGGACGAGCTGATCGAGGTCGACCTCCCCCGCGGTTCGTCGGTCTTCCGTGAGGGCGACCAGGGCGACCAGCTGTACTTCATCGTCTCCGGCAAGATCAAGCTCGGGCGCACCGCGCAGGACGGGCGCGAGAACCTGCTCGCGATCCTCGGCCCCGGCGAGCTGTTCGGCGAGATGGCGCTGTTCGACCCCAGCCCGCGCACCGCGACGGCGACCGCCGTATCCGAGACGCGCCTCGCGGGCCTGAAGAACGAGGACCTGCGGACGCTGCTCGAGACGCGCCCCGAGGTGTCGGCGCAGCTCCTGCAGGCGCTCGCCCGCCGCCTCCGCCGCACCAACGAGTCCCTCGCGGACCTCGTGTTCTCCGACGTCCCGGGGCGCGTGGCCAAGGCCCTGCTCGACCTCGCGGACCGCTTCGGCCGCCCCGCGACCGACGGCATCCTCGTGGCGCACGAACTCACGCAGGAGGAACTGGCCCAGCTCGTCGGGGCATCGCGCGAGACCGTCAACAAGGCGCTCGCCGAGTTCGTGCAGCGCGGCTGGCTCCGCCTCGAGGCGCGCGCCGTCGTCATCCTCGACATCCAGCGCCTGCGCCAGCGCAGCCGCTGACCCGGCCCGGCTCTGCCCGGCTCTGCCCTGTCCGGCTCGGCCGGGAATGACGGAAGGCACCCGCCGTGCGGCGGGTGCCTTCCGTGGTTCCGGGCGATCGTGGTCGGTGTGCGGCGTCGGACCGCACGACGGCCGCGCGTCGGGCGGGCGGGGACGCGGGACGGGGGGATGATGCGGGACGGTGGCGTCAGCGCCCCCGCTGCACCGACCCGCCCTCGGTGAGCTTCGGGCATTCGACCTGCAGCACCAGATCGCCGTCGTGCTCCGCGAGCTGCGGGTGGTACAGCTTCACCGGGCGCTTGTGGGACAGGTAGGCGATGCACCCGCGGGAGGAGCCGATCTTCTCGAGGATGATCTCGACGGCGGGCACCGCCAGCTCGCTCAGGGTGCAGCCCACGGTGTTCGGCTGGCCCACCTCGTCGCCGAGCCTCGTGGTGTCGCGGTCCGCGATCTCCTGGGCGGCCCAGCGCCACTGCCCCCAGACGCCCTTGCTCGCGAGGATGATCGGCTCCTGGTTCACGGGCTGCGCCGCCGCGAAGTAGTGCGTGTCGAAACGGCGGTGCGCGAAGTCGGGCGTCACCCAGTGCGAGAGCGGCTTGATGAGGTCCGTCCGGACGCCGAGCCCGCGACGGTCGAGGATGTCCGTGAAGCGGCACTCGCCCTCGTTGATCGCCTCGCGCGCCTTCATCCACTCCTTCGCCTGCGTGCCCTCCACCAGTGAGGACGCGTCGGGGCCGGCGAGCAGCACCCCGGTCTCCTCGAACAGTTCGCGGATGGCGCACAGCACGTGCCGGCGGGCCACGCGGTGGTCCTCGATGCCGAGGGCCTTCGCCCACATCGCCGGTGTGGGACCGAACCAGCGCAGGTCGTCGTCGTCGGACTCCTCGATGCTCCCGCCGGGGAACCCGAGCACACCGAGCGGCGAGTTGCCGCGCCGGTAGGAGAGGTAGGTCTCCGTGCCGATCGCGCTGTCACGCAGCAGGACCACCGACGACGCCGACCGGGCCTTCAGGGGGGTGCGCTCCCCATGGTCGATCCAGCTCCGCGCCGCCGTGCGCTGGTCCGGCGCGACGGGGAAGTGTCGGGTGCTGAGACGGTCCACGGTCTAGACGAACTCCGCGACGACCTCGACCTCGACGGGCGAGTCGAGGGGGAGGACGGCCACGCCGACGGCGGACCGCGCGTGGACGCCGGCGTCTCCGAGGACGGCGCCGAGCAGCTCGGAGGCTCCGTTGACGACGCCGGGCTGGCCGGTGAACGAGGGATCGGACGCGACGAAGCCGACGACCTTCACGATCCGCGTGATGCGGTCGAGGTCGCCGATCTGGCTCTTGATCGCCGCCAGCGCGTTCACGGCGCAGGTGGCGGCGAGGGACTGCGCCGTCGCGGCGTCGACACCGCCGTCGGCCCCGACCTTGCCCGAAGCTGTGAGTTTGCCCTCAATGAACGGGAGCTGGCCGGAGGTGTACACGTGGTTGCCGCTGATGACGGCGGGGACGTAGGCCGCGAC is a window encoding:
- a CDS encoding Crp/Fnr family transcriptional regulator — its product is MDIEVLRRAPLFASLGDDVFAALTDELIEVDLPRGSSVFREGDQGDQLYFIVSGKIKLGRTAQDGRENLLAILGPGELFGEMALFDPSPRTATATAVSETRLAGLKNEDLRTLLETRPEVSAQLLQALARRLRRTNESLADLVFSDVPGRVAKALLDLADRFGRPATDGILVAHELTQEELAQLVGASRETVNKALAEFVQRGWLRLEARAVVILDIQRLRQRSR
- a CDS encoding MarP family serine protease; the protein is MPEFSLEGFTLLDLVLVVVLLGYLVAGIRNGFLVTLGGIAGFVGGAVAAFFAIPLVSAWVPDNPWRLIAVIGTVVVLVIVGQAVGSALGASIRRWSDFPPLRIVDRILGGVVNVVVAALVLSMLAFSVGTLGVPFLSQPLAASRVIQGIDTATPGPVRTWMAQLRTIAVDDGIPTILESVGPAAPAVVPDASVDTPELAAAAASVVRITGTAFQCGQNQTGSGFVVAPGRVITNAHVVAGVDEPVVEVPGGGALPGRVVQLDTARDIAVIAVDELGAAPLPLGDDLGQGTTAAFAGYPAGGPYRIQPASIQGLSPVLVNNIYGADPQPLQVYSLAANVQQGNSGGPLLDLQGRVAGMVFAKSTADAPVGYALSLEELRPVAEGAPELADAVSAGQCTRG
- a CDS encoding RidA family protein; this encodes MPAGDTAVSAVEARLADLGIALPDVAPPVAAYVPAVISGNHVYTSGQLPFIEGKLTASGKVGADGGVDAATAQSLAATCAVNALAAIKSQIGDLDRITRIVKVVGFVASDPSFTGQPGVVNGASELLGAVLGDAGVHARSAVGVAVLPLDSPVEVEVVAEFV
- a CDS encoding DUF2332 domain-containing protein encodes the protein MLFLGAVRFVGVPLEGYGVFRAFVVGHWAEIRSVLETRTTQTNEAGRCAVLLPSLAAISAEEGRPLALIEVGASAGACLYPDRYAYSYAPGPFLEPDGGSPVPPLACSVAGDVPLPSALPVVAWRAGIDLNPLDARDDDDVRWLEALVWPEHVFRAERLRAALGVVRQDPPLLVRGDLNEQIAPLVRRAPHDAVVVVFHSAVLAYLDAAGRRRFHDTMTAFTADRDRPVHWLSHEGHGVLDGVPGAMEKVPGEQDGRFVLQHNGRSVARTGPHGQSIEWL
- a CDS encoding NUDIX hydrolase, with the protein product MDRLSTRHFPVAPDQRTAARSWIDHGERTPLKARSASSVVLLRDSAIGTETYLSYRRGNSPLGVLGFPGGSIEESDDDDLRWFGPTPAMWAKALGIEDHRVARRHVLCAIRELFEETGVLLAGPDASSLVEGTQAKEWMKAREAINEGECRFTDILDRRGLGVRTDLIKPLSHWVTPDFAHRRFDTHYFAAAQPVNQEPIILASKGVWGQWRWAAQEIADRDTTRLGDEVGQPNTVGCTLSELAVPAVEIILEKIGSSRGCIAYLSHKRPVKLYHPQLAEHDGDLVLQVECPKLTEGGSVQRGR